Genomic DNA from Ictidomys tridecemlineatus isolate mIctTri1 chromosome 6, mIctTri1.hap1, whole genome shotgun sequence:
ttttctcttgttttgaaaACCAAGATATTTGTCCTTCTCCAGCCATTGGGTCACTCTCTCATTCTGAATAATAACATTTAGATCACCTATGaaaaatccccccaaatcaaaaacAATTCTTATATGATCCAGAAATCATAGAATAGAGTGTACTCTATTCATAAAAGCATTATTCATAAAAGCCTAAAGGTGGAAGCAACATAAATGTTGAttgacagatgagtggataaacaaaatgtggtatatgcatACAAAGAAATACTatacagcctttaaaaagaaggaaattctgacacacacTATATCATGAATGaatcttgaggacattatgctaagtgactAAGGCCAACCACAAAAAGACAAGTACTTATGATCCCACTTATATGATATATGTAGAGTAGTCAAAATCATAGACACAGAAAGAAGATAACGACTGCTGAGGTCtggagggagagaaaaatggGGACTTATTTTCATGGATACTGAGTTCCTGTTTGGGAAAATGAAAGAGTTCCAGAGATCTATTTCACagcaatgtgaatatacttaacactactgaactatgcacttaaattaaaaactatctcaaaaaaagcaaagagaaataaagCTTCTAGAACACAGAAAAATGCAGATTCCATCTGCACTCTTTCTAGTACTCTAATATCTAATTCTTCTGGGAATAGAAGAATAGAATAAGTTCTCAGAAAGTATGCTCCCGCTTGACATctctttcatgttttaaaaaatagtttttagccaggtacagtggctataactttcttttttttttaagagagagatggagagagaaagagaatttttctttttcttttttttttttctttttagtttgcggtggacacaacatctttgtttgtacgtggtgctgaggatcgaacccgggccgtacgcatgccaggcgagcgcgctaccacttgaaccacatccccagccctggtggcTATAACTTTCTATAACTTCCTATAACTTATAATCCCTGctaagctgctgggaatacaggaggctgaagcaggaggatggcgagttcaaaaccagcctcagcaaaatcaaggtgctaagcaactcagtgagaccctgtctctaaataaaatacaaaataggtctgaggatgtggctcagtggccaagtgcccctgagttcaatcaccagtaccaaaaaaaaatgtttttagaataaattattttttataaaatagggaCATTAAAATAGACTTTCTGGACTAagggtgtggctccgtggtagagcacttgcctagcatgcttaaggccctggattctagcCCTAGcatcacaaattttttttaatttaaaaaaaagaagaagaagaagaaactaatttCTACCTCTTATTGATTGTCTATTAAAATTATACCATCTGATCCAAGGATTGTGCCCAAAATTTGGATTTTGGGTTCaactatcttatttttctttttcctattctaactttttaacttttttatgttCTGTTTTTATAAGGTTTACCTCATGTAGTATTTTAACCTGCTGAATCATATTTATAGGTTTGGGCCACTCCACTTGAGTGTGGGGGTctgagtcattttctttctttctgtgactTTAAAATCTCCACTCCTTGGGCTAAGGGAGACCTCCCTTCTTCTCTTACTTGACTCACTTAACTGTAGAGAATGGTTATTGAGAAGCCTCGATTTCCTATCTTTTCAAATCTTCAGCTATGAAATCCtactcctcttttctttttaatgtaaaaaattacAGTTCTTCCCCTAACATCTAGGCTAAGTTACTTCCATCCTGTGAGGTTCCCATTTGTACCACAGTGTGAGCCTTTCAAATCAATATGAGTTTGGATTTAAGAATCCAAATGTTCCTatcatattctattttaaaacattttgtactCATAGTATTTGAACAACTTTTAGACCTATAAACATTTTGACCCCCGGGCCAAGGAAGGAGAAAGTTTTTGAACCAAGATGTGGACATGTCTAGCTCTGACCTGAAGGCACCCTTCTGCCCTCCCCTTATAGGATGTGCCCCAACTTCCACGGCCTGGTTCCGAAGGAGGAAGAATCAGTACAGAAGTTACCAGAGGGATGGTTGTGGATGCTTCCTTACACCTAGCCCTAGTATCTTTCTGAGAAAACTGTGGTGTCTAAAAGCCAAACCCAGGGCAAAAGCTGAGTTTCTCAGAAAGCCCACTGAAATGGGAGCTGGACTTTTATACCACAGGACTGCTGGCTGTATTAAGGGTATAAAAGATGTTGCTTCAGGTGCACATTAGCCTCCCATTCCAAAGGGAGGGGGGTTAGTGTGGGGATCCAGGCACTTCTGGAATTGGGCAGGCTGCCTTCATTCACCCAGTTGCTTTGAGGAGTAGCTAACATTATCAGAGGTCAGGTTAGTGGACAAGGGCACAGGACCTGGGAGCTTAGAGGGGAAGGTTGACCAGCATCCCTTACCCATTTAGGGACAAGAAAATGTAAGACAAGTGGGCAGAAGGACATTGGTGACTCCATCGTACCTCAAAAGTGTATGAAAAATTGCCTGAGTGCATTCTTCTGAGGCAAGTGTCTCCCATTTTCCAAAGTTTCTCAAAGGATCCATCATTCATCTtgtcttgttgttttgttttaagagagtGCTGACCAGTTCTTTAGTCTTCCTTAACAATGTAGGATAAAAATGCAGCTATTTGAATTATAACCAACATTTCCATAAATGCAAATGAGTCTATTTTCTCTTGGGATGTTTAATCAGTCATTAGCAGAGAGGGAGGCTCTGGGCTACAGTGACAGTTGGTCCCCTTCAACAGTGACTCTAAAGTCTTGTGTGAACAAGACTCATTTTTTGAGACCCGGTTACATGGAAGAATAAGAAGCAATTTGTGTAAAACTTTCTGATTCTCTTTTGGAGGAGGTAGTTGATACATTAGCTTTCCTAAGAATACATGATTATGGCCAATGATGTGATTCAAGCTAGATGTAAGTATAAAAATATTGTACAGAGTGAACTAATAagtatttggtttctttttccccTTATTACTCTGCTTGATCAACCAGATAATGTCATTCTaacaatgatttttctttttttttttgcttagataAGCCatctaattaaataaaatctgtgGAAGTTCTATGAGCCCTTGGGCAAAAACAAACTGATATAATGTGTATTTGCATAGTGATTAAAAGGGAATTTGACCCatcacagtggtgcacacctgtaatcccaggaactccagaggctgaggcaggaggatcccaagttcatggccagcctcagcaatttagtgagaccaatTTAGTGAGATCAAAAAACAGCAGAATATGTTTAGAGTGGGCCTTCCTTATTAGAAAACCTCTTACTACAGATTAGGGGTTAAAGTTATAAAATACCAACTTAGTGGtatttaactcaaaataaaaagtaaataaggactgaaatgtagctcagtggtagagcccacccctggtttcaatccctagtaccaaaaataaggGCAAGGGGAGCTTGGGCATGAATTTGTTCCGGGATTAATGGCCAATAGCAGCATAATAGGTAATCTGAATTCAATTGAACTGAAATggtcctaaacctaaaccttccCTCAAAACAGTTATTTCTGGTCAAAAACAGCAGAATGTGTTTAGAGTGGACCTTCATTCTTACAAAAACTCTTACTAACAGATTAGGGTGTTGAAGTTATAAAATATCACAGTCTAAAAGAACTTTGCTTATGTCTATGACATCACCGTGATACCACTTTATCAATTCACAGGCACTTTGCCTTTTTGCCTGTTTAGGAATAAAACAACACAATGGATTGGGGGACCCTGCACACTTTCATTGGGGGTGTGAACAAACACTCCACCAGCATTGGGAAGGTGTGGATCACAGTCATCTTCATCTTCCGAGTCATGATCCTTGTGGTGGCTGCCCAGGAAGTGTGGGGTGATGAACAGGAAGACTTTGTCTGCAACACTCTGCAACCAGGATGCAAGAACGTGTGCTACGACCACTTCTTCCCCATCTCCCACATCCGCCTGTGGGCCTTGCAGCTGATCTTTGTGTCCACCCCGGCACTGCTCGTGGCCATGCATGTGGCCTACTACAGACATGAAACTGCCCGCAGGttcaggaaaggagagaagagaaatgaattcAAAGACCTAGAAGACATAAAAAAGCAGAAGGTTCGAATAGAGGGGTCCCTGTGGTGGACATACACCAGCAGCATCTTCTTCCGAATCATCTTCGAAGCTGCCTTCATGTATGTGTTTTACTTCCTCTACAATGGGTACCACCTGCCCTGGGTGCTGAAATGTGGGATTGAGCCCTGCCCCAATCTTGTTGACTGCTTTATTTCCAGACCAACTGAGAAAACTGTGTTTACGATTTTTATGATTTCTGCATCTGTGATTTGCATGTTGCTTAATGTGGCCGAGCTGTGTTATCTGCTGCTGAAAGTGTGTTTTAGGAGATCCAAAAGAACCCAGACCCAAAGAAATCACCCCAACCATGCCATAAAAGAGAGtaagcaaaatgaaatgaatgagCTGATTTCCGATAGTGGTCAAAATGCAATCACAGGTTTTCCAAGTTAAGCATTTCAAGATAAAAGTGTTGTCACATCCTAAGAAAACATTTGTCTTCTCCAGGAGAAGACAACCTGCAAATCCCCTCTCTAGGCTGTAAAGTTTGTCTTTATAAATGACTTTCATAATAAGTAGATACTTGAGTTCACTTTTTGTAGAATACTTGTGCCATTCACATGTGACATAATCAAATACATGGTTCATCTCTGAAA
This window encodes:
- the Gjb6 gene encoding gap junction beta-6 protein — encoded protein: MDWGTLHTFIGGVNKHSTSIGKVWITVIFIFRVMILVVAAQEVWGDEQEDFVCNTLQPGCKNVCYDHFFPISHIRLWALQLIFVSTPALLVAMHVAYYRHETARRFRKGEKRNEFKDLEDIKKQKVRIEGSLWWTYTSSIFFRIIFEAAFMYVFYFLYNGYHLPWVLKCGIEPCPNLVDCFISRPTEKTVFTIFMISASVICMLLNVAELCYLLLKVCFRRSKRTQTQRNHPNHAIKESKQNEMNELISDSGQNAITGFPS